The following coding sequences are from one Hymenobacter sp. DG25A window:
- a CDS encoding serine hydrolase domain-containing protein, whose amino-acid sequence MKQIFTLLLVLLGLRASAQTGIPVPQLAPCDTAIQQFMKRWDVLGASVAISKDGRLVYDRAFGYADQARQTPMQPYNLLRVASLSKPVTAIAIMKLVEDGRISLNYKAFGPAGYLQSPYYLSVITDKRIYDMTVQNLLEHSAGWDRTVPCDGHSGCDPIDFPLAVSKAMHAPNPVGDSTLIRYLLKRGLNTAPGKHYAYSNVGYLVLGKILEQVTHQRYEAWVTEHVLRPAGVLEAHLGHNLPDARQERETEYQGRNRKASCYGTGQKVPLSYGGFNLEAMNAHGGWIFSARDLVRLLLAADGFNSRADMLSASTIEAMAAPSAANPAYAKGWMLNQETWRHTGFIDGTASYLTRTPDGYTCAILLNSNATSAAFWKALDKLGRTCVQGADSWPQQDLFPAEINATELTATTSKTEAARLRWTNGNGTRRLVLVKADTPVDAFPQDGVSYSGHPSFGQGQRLGPETFVVSNGEDNDVLVRNLNPHRQYYARVIEYRQDETTNNLPIYTLEGNPVLVLNSKEPVFAAVRASVQALFSRYVQRSTPIVALHTPEATRPVSEESELTPRALQAASPTKSYTLPQQLPNKGEETRVN is encoded by the coding sequence TTGAAACAAATTTTTACGCTCCTGCTGGTCCTTTTGGGCCTGCGAGCATCCGCTCAAACCGGTATTCCTGTTCCCCAGCTCGCGCCTTGCGACACGGCCATTCAGCAGTTTATGAAACGCTGGGACGTGCTGGGTGCCTCCGTAGCCATCAGCAAGGATGGCAGGCTGGTCTACGACCGGGCTTTTGGCTACGCCGACCAGGCCCGCCAGACCCCCATGCAGCCCTATAACCTGCTGCGGGTAGCCAGCCTTTCAAAACCCGTGACGGCCATTGCCATCATGAAGCTGGTGGAAGATGGGCGCATTAGCCTCAACTATAAGGCCTTTGGCCCCGCGGGTTACTTGCAAAGCCCCTACTACCTCAGCGTTATTACGGATAAGCGTATCTATGATATGACCGTGCAGAACCTGCTGGAGCACAGTGCCGGCTGGGACCGTACCGTACCCTGCGACGGCCACTCCGGCTGCGACCCTATCGACTTCCCGCTGGCCGTCAGCAAGGCCATGCACGCGCCCAACCCCGTCGGCGACTCCACCCTCATCCGCTATTTGCTGAAGCGAGGGTTGAACACAGCCCCCGGTAAGCATTATGCCTATTCCAATGTGGGCTACTTGGTGCTGGGCAAAATTCTGGAGCAGGTAACCCACCAACGATATGAAGCCTGGGTGACAGAGCACGTGCTCCGCCCGGCCGGGGTGCTGGAGGCGCACCTGGGCCATAACCTGCCCGATGCCCGTCAGGAGCGGGAAACCGAGTACCAGGGCCGCAACCGCAAGGCATCCTGCTACGGCACCGGGCAAAAAGTACCGCTCAGCTATGGTGGCTTCAACCTGGAAGCCATGAACGCCCACGGCGGCTGGATTTTCTCGGCCCGCGACCTGGTGCGGCTGCTTCTGGCGGCCGATGGGTTCAACTCCCGGGCTGATATGCTTTCCGCCAGCACCATTGAAGCCATGGCCGCGCCGTCTGCCGCTAACCCGGCCTACGCCAAAGGCTGGATGCTCAACCAGGAAACCTGGCGCCATACCGGCTTTATTGATGGCACCGCTAGCTACCTAACCCGCACGCCCGATGGCTACACCTGCGCTATTCTGCTGAACTCTAACGCCACCTCGGCGGCGTTCTGGAAGGCACTGGACAAGCTGGGTCGCACCTGTGTTCAGGGTGCCGACAGCTGGCCCCAGCAGGATCTGTTTCCGGCGGAAATCAACGCCACCGAGCTTACCGCCACCACCTCTAAAACCGAAGCCGCCCGGCTGCGCTGGACCAACGGCAATGGTACCCGGCGCCTCGTGCTTGTAAAAGCCGATACGCCCGTTGATGCCTTCCCCCAGGATGGCGTTTCATATTCCGGCCATCCTTCCTTTGGGCAGGGCCAGCGCCTGGGCCCGGAAACCTTTGTAGTGAGCAATGGGGAAGATAATGATGTGCTGGTCCGCAACCTCAACCCCCACCGGCAGTATTATGCCCGGGTAATAGAGTACCGGCAGGACGAAACCACCAACAACCTGCCCATTTATACCCTGGAAGGCAACCCGGTTCTGGTACTGAACAGTAAAGAGCCGGTTTTTGCCGCGGTTCGGGCATCGGTGCAGGCTTTGTTTTCCCGCTATGTGCAAAGGAGCACTCCTATTGTAGCGTTGCATACGCCGGAGGCCACCCGGCCGGTATCCGAGGAGTCAGAGCTGACTCCCCGGGCCCTGCAGGCCGCCTCGCCCACTAAATCATATACGCTGCCACAGCAGCTGCCCAATAAGGGAGAAGAAACGCGGGTAAATTAG
- a CDS encoding DUF6728 family protein, producing the protein MRSKGLFDLGPVFGYFFRKNDPNRKTNFNLRSMHFINKLSMAMFVVGLLVLLYRWFVR; encoded by the coding sequence ATGCGTTCCAAAGGCCTCTTCGATTTAGGACCCGTGTTTGGTTATTTCTTCCGCAAGAATGATCCTAACCGTAAAACCAACTTCAACCTGCGCTCCATGCACTTCATCAATAAGCTGAGCATGGCCATGTTTGTGGTTGGCTTGCTGGTGCTGCTCTACCGCTGGTTTGTCCGGTAA
- a CDS encoding MmcQ/YjbR family DNA-binding protein produces the protein MNIEDFRDYCLLKPGVTEETPFGPETLVFKVGGKIFALTDIDTFGSVNLKCDPEFAIELREKYDYVQPGYHMNKKHWNTVLIGTGVTDEQLQEWVDHSYSLVLASLPRTVREAVAGPQE, from the coding sequence ATGAATATTGAAGACTTCCGCGACTATTGCCTGCTCAAGCCCGGCGTAACGGAAGAAACGCCCTTCGGCCCGGAAACTCTGGTGTTTAAAGTGGGCGGCAAAATCTTTGCCCTCACGGACATCGACACGTTTGGCAGCGTGAACCTGAAGTGCGACCCGGAGTTTGCCATTGAGCTGCGGGAGAAATACGATTACGTACAGCCCGGCTACCACATGAATAAAAAGCACTGGAACACCGTGCTGATAGGCACCGGCGTAACGGATGAGCAGCTGCAGGAGTGGGTAGATCATTCCTATAGCCTGGTGCTGGCCTCGCTGCCCCGCACCGTGCGCGAAGCAGTGGCCGGGCCGCAGGAGTAG
- a CDS encoding bestrophin family protein has translation MIIRPKYNWFQMLFVWEGSVLPQILPRLFLLFVLSVVVTYYHGTIFQYRIPLTAAPFTLFGVALAIFLGFYNTVSYDRFWEGRKLWGSLLNDSRSLARQALTMSGYPPNSAEVAHFMQLLIACTHTLRHQLRLTNPSAELQRLLPPHLADAVQQAHFKPIMLLREMGRWVQQARAAGLLDTNTQLAFDQNFNKLSDIVGGCERLASTPVPYTYSVLLHRTVYLYCFLLPFGLVESITWATPLVVVFIGYTFMALDAIISEIEEPFGTQPNDLALNSMSYMIETTLREMAGQPVPEWPAPHTGYRFD, from the coding sequence ATGATTATCCGACCTAAGTACAACTGGTTTCAAATGCTGTTTGTGTGGGAGGGCTCGGTGCTGCCGCAGATTCTGCCCCGGCTCTTCCTCCTGTTTGTATTGTCGGTGGTGGTGACGTACTATCACGGCACCATTTTTCAATATAGAATACCGCTCACGGCGGCACCCTTCACGCTGTTTGGAGTGGCGCTGGCCATCTTTCTGGGGTTTTATAACACCGTCAGCTACGACCGTTTCTGGGAGGGGCGCAAGCTGTGGGGGTCCCTGCTCAACGACAGCCGCTCCCTGGCCCGCCAGGCCCTCACCATGAGCGGCTACCCACCCAATTCGGCGGAGGTGGCGCACTTCATGCAGCTGCTCATAGCCTGCACCCATACCCTACGGCATCAGCTGCGTCTTACTAACCCTTCGGCTGAACTGCAGCGCCTGCTCCCGCCCCATCTGGCCGACGCCGTGCAGCAGGCGCATTTTAAGCCCATTATGCTGCTGCGCGAAATGGGCCGCTGGGTGCAGCAGGCCCGCGCCGCCGGCCTGCTGGATACCAACACCCAACTCGCCTTCGACCAAAACTTCAACAAGCTTTCCGATATCGTGGGCGGCTGTGAGCGACTGGCCAGCACCCCCGTGCCCTACACCTACAGCGTGCTGCTGCACCGCACGGTGTACCTCTACTGCTTTCTGCTGCCGTTTGGTCTGGTGGAAAGTATCACCTGGGCCACGCCGCTGGTAGTAGTGTTCATCGGCTACACTTTTATGGCACTGGATGCCATTATCAGCGAAATTGAAGAGCCTTTTGGCACGCAGCCCAATGACCTTGCCCTCAACTCCATGAGCTACATGATTGAAACCACGCTGCGCGAAATGGCCGGCCAGCCCGTGCCGGAGTGGCCGGCCCCGCATACGGGCTATAGGTTTGATTAG
- the leuS gene encoding leucine--tRNA ligase, producing the protein MPGYYPQDIEKKWQAHWKEQNTFKAENSSDKPKFYVLDMFPYPSGAGLHVGHPLGYIASDIVSRYKRLQGFNVLHPMGFDSFGLPAEQYAIQTGQHPAITTEQNIETYIRQLNSLGFSYDWSREVRTSDPSYYKWTQWIFLKLFNSWYNLDTDRAEPLKTLLEKFEQNGSEGIRAAGDDEERHSFTAGQWQSFSEKQRLQAVHPYRLAYQQDTYVNWCPGLGTVLSNDEVKDGLSERGGFPVERRLMPQWNLRITAYADRLLRGLDHIDWPEAVKEMQRNWIGKSIGAEVTFEVQNHPSAHIKVYTTRVDTIYGATFLVLAPEHELVTELTTPEQKEHIEEYINATKRRSERDRMADTKTVSGAFTGSFAINPVSGEPVQIWIADYVLAGYGTGAVMAVPSGDQRDYVFAKHFNLPIIQVTDAQHNLEEQADPTKEGQYINSGIINGLGYKEATQKLIAYLEEKGQGKGKTNFRIRDAIFGRQRYWGEPIPIYYKDGVAYGVAEADLPLVLPEIDEYKPTESGEPPLGRAKDWKYKGQYEYELSTMPGWAGSSWYYLRYMDPTNETRFVGEEAEKYWKNVDLYLGGAEHATGHLLYSRFWHLFLKDLGLVTADEPFQKLINQGMILGRSNFVYRINGTNTFVTASKKDQYETTTLHVDVNIVENDVLDIEAYKKWRDEYATAEFILEDNGTYMCGVEVEKMSKSKYNVVSPDVLIEKFGADALRLYEMFLGPLEQFKPWNTNGMSGVSGFLKKLWRLYHPQDGEFAVTDESATPQELKALHKAIKKVEEDIERFSFNTTVSALMITVNELTALDSHKRAVLEPLVVLISPYAPHLAEELWQKLGHAAGSISSASYPEFREEYLVEDTVTYPIAINGKVREQLQFAATATPAEIEAAVRATDILARFAEGKEAKKVIVVPGRMVNVVV; encoded by the coding sequence ATGCCCGGCTACTACCCCCAGGATATCGAGAAGAAGTGGCAAGCCCACTGGAAAGAGCAGAATACCTTCAAAGCCGAAAACAGCTCGGATAAGCCCAAGTTTTATGTGCTGGACATGTTCCCGTACCCCTCCGGGGCAGGGCTGCACGTAGGGCACCCGCTGGGCTACATTGCTTCGGATATTGTGTCGCGCTACAAGCGCCTGCAGGGCTTTAACGTGCTGCATCCCATGGGTTTCGACTCCTTCGGCCTGCCTGCCGAGCAGTACGCCATCCAGACCGGGCAGCACCCTGCTATTACCACGGAGCAGAACATTGAAACCTACATTCGGCAGCTCAACTCCCTGGGTTTCAGCTACGACTGGAGCCGCGAAGTGCGGACCTCCGACCCCAGCTACTATAAGTGGACGCAGTGGATTTTCCTCAAGCTGTTCAACTCCTGGTATAACCTGGATACCGACCGCGCCGAGCCGCTGAAAACTCTACTGGAGAAGTTTGAGCAGAATGGCAGCGAAGGAATTCGCGCGGCCGGCGACGATGAGGAGCGGCACAGCTTCACGGCGGGCCAGTGGCAGTCGTTCAGCGAAAAACAGCGTTTGCAGGCCGTGCACCCCTACCGCCTGGCCTACCAGCAGGACACCTACGTGAACTGGTGCCCCGGCCTGGGCACGGTGCTTTCCAACGATGAAGTAAAAGACGGGCTTTCCGAGCGCGGCGGCTTCCCCGTAGAGCGCCGCCTCATGCCCCAGTGGAACCTGCGCATCACCGCCTACGCCGACCGCCTCCTGCGCGGCCTCGACCACATCGACTGGCCCGAAGCCGTGAAGGAAATGCAGCGCAACTGGATTGGCAAGAGCATTGGCGCCGAGGTGACGTTTGAGGTGCAAAACCACCCCAGCGCCCACATTAAGGTGTATACCACCCGCGTAGACACTATTTACGGTGCCACTTTCCTGGTGCTGGCCCCCGAGCACGAGCTAGTGACGGAGCTGACCACGCCAGAGCAGAAGGAGCACATTGAGGAGTACATCAACGCCACCAAGCGCCGCTCGGAGCGCGACCGGATGGCCGATACCAAGACGGTTTCCGGCGCCTTCACGGGCAGCTTCGCCATTAACCCGGTAAGCGGCGAGCCGGTGCAGATCTGGATTGCTGATTACGTGCTGGCCGGCTACGGCACCGGCGCCGTAATGGCCGTACCCAGCGGCGACCAGCGCGACTATGTTTTTGCCAAGCACTTCAACCTGCCCATTATTCAGGTAACCGACGCGCAGCATAACCTGGAAGAGCAAGCCGACCCCACCAAGGAAGGCCAGTACATCAACTCGGGCATCATCAATGGCCTCGGCTACAAAGAAGCTACCCAAAAGCTTATTGCTTACCTGGAAGAGAAAGGCCAGGGCAAAGGCAAAACCAACTTCCGTATCCGCGACGCCATCTTCGGCCGCCAGCGCTACTGGGGCGAGCCCATCCCGATTTACTACAAGGATGGTGTAGCCTACGGCGTGGCTGAAGCCGACCTGCCGCTGGTACTGCCGGAAATTGACGAGTACAAGCCCACTGAATCCGGCGAGCCGCCCCTGGGTCGCGCCAAGGACTGGAAGTACAAAGGTCAGTACGAGTACGAGCTGAGCACCATGCCCGGCTGGGCCGGCTCTTCCTGGTACTACCTGCGCTACATGGACCCCACCAACGAAACCCGTTTCGTGGGCGAAGAAGCCGAGAAATACTGGAAGAATGTAGACTTATATCTGGGTGGTGCAGAGCACGCTACGGGCCACCTGCTCTACTCCCGCTTCTGGCACCTGTTCCTGAAAGATCTGGGCCTGGTAACGGCTGATGAGCCCTTCCAGAAGCTCATCAACCAGGGCATGATTCTGGGTCGCTCGAACTTCGTGTACCGCATCAACGGCACCAACACGTTTGTGACGGCCAGCAAGAAAGACCAGTACGAAACCACCACACTCCACGTGGACGTGAACATCGTGGAAAACGATGTGCTTGATATTGAAGCCTACAAAAAATGGCGTGATGAGTACGCCACGGCTGAGTTCATCTTAGAGGATAACGGCACCTACATGTGCGGCGTCGAGGTGGAGAAGATGTCGAAGTCGAAGTACAACGTGGTGAGCCCGGATGTTCTCATTGAGAAGTTTGGGGCTGATGCGCTGCGCCTGTACGAAATGTTCCTGGGGCCACTGGAGCAGTTCAAGCCCTGGAATACCAACGGCATGAGCGGCGTTTCGGGCTTCCTCAAGAAGCTCTGGCGCCTCTACCACCCGCAGGATGGCGAGTTTGCGGTAACTGATGAATCTGCTACGCCGCAGGAACTGAAGGCGCTTCACAAGGCCATTAAGAAAGTAGAGGAAGACATTGAGCGGTTCAGCTTTAACACCACCGTGAGTGCCCTGATGATTACGGTGAACGAGCTGACGGCCCTGGACTCGCACAAGCGCGCCGTGCTGGAGCCACTGGTGGTACTGATTTCGCCCTACGCGCCCCACCTGGCGGAGGAGTTGTGGCAGAAGCTGGGCCACGCGGCCGGCAGCATCAGCTCCGCCTCCTACCCCGAGTTCAGGGAAGAGTATCTGGTAGAAGACACCGTTACGTATCCGATAGCCATCAACGGCAAAGTGCGTGAGCAGCTGCAGTTTGCCGCTACCGCCACCCCCGCTGAGATTGAGGCCGCCGTGCGCGCTACTGATATCCTGGCCCGCTTCGCCGAGGGCAAAGAAGCCAAAAAGGTAATTGTAGTACCCGGTCGCATGGTAAACGTGGTGGTGTAA
- a CDS encoding porin, whose product MKHTLLILSALLFSRIGLAQTPPADSTAASPVTVYGFLDAYYGFDFPTKRQQRPAFLYSHNRANEFALNNGLLGIRYQQGGIRGALALQAGTYVEANYAAEPGPLRHLYEAYAGFQPTQNIWLDMGIFSSHIGFESAISKDNWTLTRSVMAENSPYYEAGVRLTYAPTPRLTLTGLVLNGWQNLRDNNRGKALGTQLQWKPTDRLLLNSSTFYGNEQPQDSARRRRFFHDFYVTYETSKRLQLALVFDVGLQEAPNRVADTWHTGAALARFQLSGQWQATARAEYYHSRHGVVIQSSRPLATTPLFQVAAASLTTGYAPSPQLLVRLEGRVWRGKAALFEPTTTGGATHSYGSLTSSMALSF is encoded by the coding sequence ATGAAACACACGCTACTCATCCTATCTGCGCTTCTTTTTTCGCGGATTGGCCTGGCCCAAACCCCTCCTGCCGACTCCACAGCAGCCAGCCCCGTGACGGTTTATGGTTTTTTAGACGCGTATTACGGCTTCGATTTTCCTACCAAACGACAACAGCGGCCCGCTTTTCTGTACTCTCATAATCGGGCTAATGAATTTGCGCTCAACAATGGCCTGCTGGGAATCCGCTACCAGCAAGGCGGCATAAGGGGGGCGCTGGCCCTGCAGGCCGGCACCTATGTAGAAGCGAATTATGCGGCCGAGCCGGGGCCGCTTCGGCATTTGTATGAAGCCTATGCAGGCTTTCAGCCTACCCAAAATATCTGGCTGGATATGGGGATTTTCTCCTCTCACATTGGGTTCGAGTCGGCCATCAGCAAAGATAACTGGACGCTGACCCGCTCAGTTATGGCGGAAAACTCGCCTTATTATGAGGCCGGGGTGCGCCTTACTTACGCCCCCACGCCCCGGCTTACGCTTACCGGGCTGGTGCTGAACGGCTGGCAGAACCTGCGGGACAACAACCGAGGCAAAGCCCTGGGCACGCAGTTGCAGTGGAAACCAACGGACAGGCTCCTGCTCAACAGCAGCACTTTTTATGGCAACGAGCAGCCCCAGGATTCGGCGCGGCGGCGGCGCTTCTTCCATGATTTTTACGTCACTTATGAAACTTCAAAGCGCCTGCAGCTAGCCCTGGTGTTTGATGTGGGCTTGCAGGAAGCGCCCAACCGGGTGGCCGACACCTGGCATACCGGCGCAGCCCTGGCCCGCTTTCAGCTCTCCGGCCAATGGCAAGCCACTGCCCGTGCCGAGTACTATCATTCACGGCACGGCGTGGTTATTCAATCCAGCCGCCCTCTGGCTACTACTCCTTTGTTCCAAGTGGCTGCCGCCTCCCTTACCACCGGCTATGCGCCTTCCCCACAGCTGCTGGTGCGGCTGGAAGGCCGCGTGTGGCGCGGCAAAGCCGCGCTGTTTGAGCCAACCACCACAGGCGGTGCCACGCATAGCTATGGCAGCCTGACCTCCTCCATGGCCCTAAGCTTCTAA
- a CDS encoding pyridoxamine 5'-phosphate oxidase family protein: MSSKTPVTHDLTTLLEKIKDVRIAMLTTSDDQHYLHSRPMFTQKPDADGSLLFLTDKDSAKIYEVKKDSQVNLSYSNPDSNVYVSVSGRANAFRDQAKIDELWSEPMRAWFPKGKDDPQIMILKVEIDKGEYWDTPSSLLTQVYAYARAVVTGEPSKDDDVNQHAEVKVK; the protein is encoded by the coding sequence ATGTCATCCAAAACACCCGTCACCCACGATCTGACTACGCTGCTGGAAAAAATCAAAGATGTGCGCATTGCCATGCTCACCACTTCCGATGACCAGCACTACCTGCATAGCCGCCCCATGTTCACGCAGAAGCCGGATGCTGATGGCTCCCTGCTATTTCTGACGGATAAAGATTCGGCCAAGATTTACGAGGTTAAAAAGGACAGCCAGGTAAACCTGAGCTATTCCAACCCCGACAGCAACGTGTACGTCTCGGTATCGGGCCGTGCCAACGCCTTCCGCGACCAGGCCAAGATTGATGAACTCTGGAGTGAGCCCATGCGCGCCTGGTTCCCCAAAGGCAAAGACGACCCTCAGATTATGATTCTGAAGGTGGAAATTGATAAAGGCGAGTACTGGGATACGCCCAGTTCCCTGCTCACGCAGGTTTATGCCTACGCCCGCGCCGTAGTAACCGGCGAGCCCAGCAAGGACGACGACGTAAACCAGCACGCCGAGGTGAAGGTTAAGTAA
- a CDS encoding ACP phosphodiesterase, with translation MNFLAHLLLSGPPAHPHYQDIVVGNFAAEAVRGRAGLLAYPEAVQRGIILHRAIDTFTDAHPIVRRTTARLRAAGLGKWAGVVSDVGFDHLLARNFTEFHDDAAEPLAAFSQRMYTLLHARREELPERLQHMLHYMRRDDWLTGYAQPEGLRRALLGLSRRVPSAEVLATGAEAFLAELPAYEADFRAFWPELRAGVAGRSVG, from the coding sequence GTGAATTTTCTAGCTCATCTGCTGCTCTCCGGCCCGCCCGCGCATCCGCACTACCAAGATATTGTAGTCGGTAATTTTGCCGCCGAGGCCGTGCGGGGCCGCGCCGGCCTGCTGGCTTATCCTGAGGCCGTGCAGCGCGGTATTATCCTGCACCGCGCCATCGATACGTTTACGGATGCCCACCCCATTGTGCGCCGCACCACCGCCCGTCTGCGCGCGGCCGGCCTGGGCAAATGGGCCGGGGTGGTATCCGATGTTGGTTTCGACCACCTGCTGGCCCGCAACTTCACGGAGTTTCATGACGATGCCGCCGAGCCGCTGGCCGCCTTCAGCCAGCGCATGTATACGCTGCTACACGCCCGCCGCGAGGAGCTACCGGAGCGCCTGCAGCACATGCTCCACTACATGCGCCGCGACGACTGGCTTACCGGCTACGCCCAGCCAGAAGGCTTGCGTCGGGCGTTGTTGGGGTTGAGCCGCCGTGTACCCAGTGCAGAAGTGTTAGCAACGGGAGCGGAAGCATTTCTGGCGGAGTTGCCGGCGTATGAGGCGGATTTTCGGGCGTTTTGGCCGGAGTTGCGGGCGGGGGTAGCTGGGCGAAGCGTTGGGTAG